From a region of the Oncorhynchus mykiss isolate Arlee chromosome 32, USDA_OmykA_1.1, whole genome shotgun sequence genome:
- the LOC110488232 gene encoding uncharacterized protein LOC110488232 isoform X3 — protein sequence MGLKSQDPLPPTSNLTSGQVGSFQKVEPKTLGAVQIIIGCLVLCLSASVLQLHEIHFTGDVAVLLIVVLQLILSGSVLVHAGRKPSLFWVKCTLVLHLISAAFSTAALGLMSKHLPYRQDSYHCEHCRRLELHAVLLIDGIIGTLVIFLILELIICITAMLFGLSVLASSGGMQSSSGTQRPAYPQTRPPAGPPAVQAAASQQVAVVVTEPDSDQVEEVSTPPTDPQVEPIEAAEP from the exons ATGGGCCTCAAAAGCCAGGACCCCCTGCCTCCCACTAGCAATCTCACCTCAGGACAAGTGGGCTCCTTCCAGAAGGTGGAGCCTAAAACCTTGGGG GCCGTCCAGATCATCATCGGGTGTCTTGTCCTCTGCTTGAGCGCCTCTGTGTTGCAGCTCCACGAGATCCACTTCACTGGTGATGTCGCTGTCCTTTTGATTGTTGTCTTACAG CTCATCCTGTCTGGGTCGGTCCTTGTCCACGCGGGCAGGAAGCCTTCTCTCTTTTGG GTGAAATGTACCCTGGTGCTGCACTTGATTAGTGCTGCCTTCTCCACGGCTGCTCTGGGCCTGATGTCCAAACACCTGCCCTACCGCCAGGACTCCTACCACTGTGAACACTGCCGGAGACTGGAGCTGCATGCCGTG CTCCTGATTGACGGCATCATAGGTACTCTGGTTATCTTCCTTATTCTGGAGCTGATCATCTGCATCACAGCCATGCTGTTTGGCCTCAGTGTGCTGGCCTCAAGTGGTGGAATGCAG tcatccAGTGGAACTCAGCGCCCAGCCTACCCCCAGACTCGCCCCCCGGCAGGTCCCCCTGCTGTGCAGGCTGCAGCATCTCAG CAGGTGGCCGTTGTTGTCACTGAACCCGATTCCGACCAGGTAGAGGAGGTCTCCACTCCCCCCACTGACCCACAGGTGGAGCCCATCGAGGCGGCTGAGCCCTAA
- the LOC110488232 gene encoding uncharacterized protein LOC110488232 isoform X1: MGLKSQDPLPPTSNLTSGQVGSFQKVEPKTLGAVQIIIGCLVLCLSASVLQLHEIHFTGDVAVLLIVVLQLILSGSVLVHAGRKPSLFWVKCTLVLHLISAAFSTAALGLMSKHLPYRQDSYHCEHCRRLELHAVQHCFRKCTGLIEMKCKLLIDGIIGTLVIFLILELIICITAMLFGLSVLASSGGMQSSSGTQRPAYPQTRPPAGPPAVQAAASQQVAVVVTEPDSDQVEEVSTPPTDPQVEPIEAAEP; encoded by the exons ATGGGCCTCAAAAGCCAGGACCCCCTGCCTCCCACTAGCAATCTCACCTCAGGACAAGTGGGCTCCTTCCAGAAGGTGGAGCCTAAAACCTTGGGG GCCGTCCAGATCATCATCGGGTGTCTTGTCCTCTGCTTGAGCGCCTCTGTGTTGCAGCTCCACGAGATCCACTTCACTGGTGATGTCGCTGTCCTTTTGATTGTTGTCTTACAG CTCATCCTGTCTGGGTCGGTCCTTGTCCACGCGGGCAGGAAGCCTTCTCTCTTTTGG GTGAAATGTACCCTGGTGCTGCACTTGATTAGTGCTGCCTTCTCCACGGCTGCTCTGGGCCTGATGTCCAAACACCTGCCCTACCGCCAGGACTCCTACCACTGTGAACACTGCCGGAGACTGGAGCTGCATGCCGTG CAACATTGTTTCAGGAAATGCACTGGGCTGATCGAAATGAAATGTAAA CTCCTGATTGACGGCATCATAGGTACTCTGGTTATCTTCCTTATTCTGGAGCTGATCATCTGCATCACAGCCATGCTGTTTGGCCTCAGTGTGCTGGCCTCAAGTGGTGGAATGCAG tcatccAGTGGAACTCAGCGCCCAGCCTACCCCCAGACTCGCCCCCCGGCAGGTCCCCCTGCTGTGCAGGCTGCAGCATCTCAG CAGGTGGCCGTTGTTGTCACTGAACCCGATTCCGACCAGGTAGAGGAGGTCTCCACTCCCCCCACTGACCCACAGGTGGAGCCCATCGAGGCGGCTGAGCCCTAA
- the LOC110488232 gene encoding uncharacterized protein LOC110488232 isoform X2: MGLKSQDPLPPTSNLTSGQVGSFQKVEPKTLGAVQIIIGCLVLCLSASVLQLHEIHFTGDVAVLLIVVLQLILSGSVLVHAGRKPSLFWVKCTLVLHLISAAFSTAALGLMSKHLPYRQDSYHCEHCRRLELHAVQHCFRKCTGLIEMKCKLLIDGIIGTLVIFLILELIICITAMLFGLSVLASSGGMQSSSGTQRPAYPQTRPPAGPPAVQAAASQVAVVVTEPDSDQVEEVSTPPTDPQVEPIEAAEP, from the exons ATGGGCCTCAAAAGCCAGGACCCCCTGCCTCCCACTAGCAATCTCACCTCAGGACAAGTGGGCTCCTTCCAGAAGGTGGAGCCTAAAACCTTGGGG GCCGTCCAGATCATCATCGGGTGTCTTGTCCTCTGCTTGAGCGCCTCTGTGTTGCAGCTCCACGAGATCCACTTCACTGGTGATGTCGCTGTCCTTTTGATTGTTGTCTTACAG CTCATCCTGTCTGGGTCGGTCCTTGTCCACGCGGGCAGGAAGCCTTCTCTCTTTTGG GTGAAATGTACCCTGGTGCTGCACTTGATTAGTGCTGCCTTCTCCACGGCTGCTCTGGGCCTGATGTCCAAACACCTGCCCTACCGCCAGGACTCCTACCACTGTGAACACTGCCGGAGACTGGAGCTGCATGCCGTG CAACATTGTTTCAGGAAATGCACTGGGCTGATCGAAATGAAATGTAAA CTCCTGATTGACGGCATCATAGGTACTCTGGTTATCTTCCTTATTCTGGAGCTGATCATCTGCATCACAGCCATGCTGTTTGGCCTCAGTGTGCTGGCCTCAAGTGGTGGAATGCAG tcatccAGTGGAACTCAGCGCCCAGCCTACCCCCAGACTCGCCCCCCGGCAGGTCCCCCTGCTGTGCAGGCTGCAGCATCTCAG GTGGCCGTTGTTGTCACTGAACCCGATTCCGACCAGGTAGAGGAGGTCTCCACTCCCCCCACTGACCCACAGGTGGAGCCCATCGAGGCGGCTGAGCCCTAA
- the LOC110488232 gene encoding uncharacterized protein LOC110488232 isoform X4 — MGLKSQDPLPPTSNLTSGQVGSFQKVEPKTLGAVQIIIGCLVLCLSASVLQLHEIHFTGDVAVLLIVVLQLILSGSVLVHAGRKPSLFWVKCTLVLHLISAAFSTAALGLMSKHLPYRQDSYHCEHCRRLELHAVLLIDGIIGTLVIFLILELIICITAMLFGLSVLASSGGMQSSSGTQRPAYPQTRPPAGPPAVQAAASQVAVVVTEPDSDQVEEVSTPPTDPQVEPIEAAEP; from the exons ATGGGCCTCAAAAGCCAGGACCCCCTGCCTCCCACTAGCAATCTCACCTCAGGACAAGTGGGCTCCTTCCAGAAGGTGGAGCCTAAAACCTTGGGG GCCGTCCAGATCATCATCGGGTGTCTTGTCCTCTGCTTGAGCGCCTCTGTGTTGCAGCTCCACGAGATCCACTTCACTGGTGATGTCGCTGTCCTTTTGATTGTTGTCTTACAG CTCATCCTGTCTGGGTCGGTCCTTGTCCACGCGGGCAGGAAGCCTTCTCTCTTTTGG GTGAAATGTACCCTGGTGCTGCACTTGATTAGTGCTGCCTTCTCCACGGCTGCTCTGGGCCTGATGTCCAAACACCTGCCCTACCGCCAGGACTCCTACCACTGTGAACACTGCCGGAGACTGGAGCTGCATGCCGTG CTCCTGATTGACGGCATCATAGGTACTCTGGTTATCTTCCTTATTCTGGAGCTGATCATCTGCATCACAGCCATGCTGTTTGGCCTCAGTGTGCTGGCCTCAAGTGGTGGAATGCAG tcatccAGTGGAACTCAGCGCCCAGCCTACCCCCAGACTCGCCCCCCGGCAGGTCCCCCTGCTGTGCAGGCTGCAGCATCTCAG GTGGCCGTTGTTGTCACTGAACCCGATTCCGACCAGGTAGAGGAGGTCTCCACTCCCCCCACTGACCCACAGGTGGAGCCCATCGAGGCGGCTGAGCCCTAA
- the LOC110488232 gene encoding uncharacterized protein LOC110488232 isoform X5, producing the protein MGLKSQDPLPPTSNLTSGQVGSFQKVEPKTLGAVQIIIGCLVLCLSASVLQLHEIHFTGDVAVLLIVVLQLILSGSVLVHAGRKPSLFWVKCTLVLHLISAAFSTAALGLMSKHLPYRQDSYHCEHCRRLELHAVQHCFRKCTGLIEMKCKLLIDGIIGTLVIFLILELIICITAMLFGLSVLASSGGMQSSSGTQRPAYPQTRPPAGPPAVQAAASQSFSLRLSP; encoded by the exons ATGGGCCTCAAAAGCCAGGACCCCCTGCCTCCCACTAGCAATCTCACCTCAGGACAAGTGGGCTCCTTCCAGAAGGTGGAGCCTAAAACCTTGGGG GCCGTCCAGATCATCATCGGGTGTCTTGTCCTCTGCTTGAGCGCCTCTGTGTTGCAGCTCCACGAGATCCACTTCACTGGTGATGTCGCTGTCCTTTTGATTGTTGTCTTACAG CTCATCCTGTCTGGGTCGGTCCTTGTCCACGCGGGCAGGAAGCCTTCTCTCTTTTGG GTGAAATGTACCCTGGTGCTGCACTTGATTAGTGCTGCCTTCTCCACGGCTGCTCTGGGCCTGATGTCCAAACACCTGCCCTACCGCCAGGACTCCTACCACTGTGAACACTGCCGGAGACTGGAGCTGCATGCCGTG CAACATTGTTTCAGGAAATGCACTGGGCTGATCGAAATGAAATGTAAA CTCCTGATTGACGGCATCATAGGTACTCTGGTTATCTTCCTTATTCTGGAGCTGATCATCTGCATCACAGCCATGCTGTTTGGCCTCAGTGTGCTGGCCTCAAGTGGTGGAATGCAG tcatccAGTGGAACTCAGCGCCCAGCCTACCCCCAGACTCGCCCCCCGGCAGGTCCCCCTGCTGTGCAGGCTGCAGCATCTCAG tctttctctctccgcctctctccttAA